A window of Juglans regia cultivar Chandler chromosome 7, Walnut 2.0, whole genome shotgun sequence contains these coding sequences:
- the LOC109008438 gene encoding serine hydroxymethyltransferase 4, with the protein MDPVNDWGNTPLQTVDPEIHDLIEKEKRRQCRGIELIASENFTSFAVIEALGSALTNKYSEGMPGNRYYGGNEFIDEIENLCRSRALQAFHLDPTKWGVNVQPYSGSPANFAAYTAVLQPHDRIMGLDLPSGGHLTHGYYTSGGKKISATSIYFESLPYKVNSTTGYIDYDKLEEKALDFRPKLIICGGSAYPRDWDYAKFRSVADKCGALLLCDMAHISGLVAAQEAANPFEFCDIVTTTTHKSLRGPRAGMIFYRKGPKPAKKGQPEDAVYDFEDKINFSVFPSLQGGPHNHQIGALAVALKQATSPGFKVYAKQVKANAVALGNYLMSKGYKLVTGGTENHLVLWDLRPLGLTGNKVEKLCDLCNITVNKNAVFGDSSALAPGGVRIGTPAMTSRGLVEKDFEQIGEFLHRSVTITLSIQKQYGKLLKDFNKGLVNNKDIEGLKADVEKFSALFDMPGFLMSEMKYKD; encoded by the exons atGGATCCCGTAAACGATTGGGGAAACACACCTCTCCAAACCGTCGACCCAGAAATCCACGACCTCATCGAGAAGGAGAAGCGCCGCCAATGCCGCGGCATTGAGCTTATCGCCTCGGAGAACTTCACCTCCTTCGCTGTCATCGAGGCCCTCGGCAGCGCCTTAACCAACAAGTACTCTGAGGGCATGCCCGGTAACCGTTACTATGGAGGTAACGAGTTCATCGACGAGATCGAGAACCTTTGCAGGTCTCGTGCCCTCCAGGCCTTCCACCTCGATCCCACCAAGTGGGGCGTCAATGTCCAGCCCTACTCCGGCTCACCTGCTAACTTTGCTGCCTACACGGCCGTGCTCCAACCCCACGACCGCATCATGGGTTTGGATCTTCCTTCCGGTGGTCACCTCACCCATGGCTACTACACCTCCGGAGGGAAGAAGATCTCCGCTACCTCGATTTACTTCGAGAGTCTACCCTACAAGGTGAATTCCACCACTGGGTATATCGATTACGATAAGCTGGAGGAGAAAGCCTTGGATTTCAGGCCCAAGTTGATCATTTGCGGTGGGAGTGCTTATCCCAGGGACTGGGATTACGCCAAGTTCCGCTCTGTCGCCGACAAGTGCGGCGCGCTGTTGCTTTGTGACATGGCTCATATTAGTGGTCTTGTTGCTGCTCAG GAAGCTGCAAATCCCTTTGAATTCTGCGATATAGTTACCACCACAACCCACAAGAGCTTGAGGGGTCCTAGGGCTGGTATGATTTTCTACAGGAAGGGGCCTAAACCAGCCAAGAAGGGCCAGCCAGAGGATGCAGTTTACGACTTTGAAGACAAGATCAACTTTTCTGTTTTCCCCTCTCTGCAGGGTGGTCCCCACAATCACCAGATTGGTGCCTTGGCTGTTGCTCTGAAACAGGCCACGTCACCTGGGTTCAAGGTCTATGCCAAACAGGTCAAGGCCAATGCAGTTGCCCTTGGAAACTACCTGATGAGCAAGGGATACAAGCTTGTCACCGGAGGAACTGAGAACCACCTTGTCCTGTGGGATCTTCGGCCTCTTGGGTTGACTG GCAATAAGGTCGAGAAGCTTTGTGACTTGTGCAATATCACCGTGAACAAGAATGCTGTGTTTGGTGATAGCAGTGCTTTGGCTCCTGGAGGAGTACGAATTG GTACCCCGGCCATGACTTCAAGAGGGTTGGTGGAGAAGGACTTCGAACAGATAGGAGAGTTCCTTCACCGGTCGGTGACTATCACCTTGAGCATCCAAAAGCAGTATGGAAAGCTATTGAAGGACTTCAACAAGGGCCTGGTTAACAACAAGGACATTGAGGGTCTCAAGGCTGATGTTGAGAAGTTCTCAGCCTTGTTTGACATGCCCGGCTTCCTGATGTCCGAGATGAAGTACAAGGATTAG